A genome region from Nocardia sp. NBC_01730 includes the following:
- the nrdF gene encoding class 1b ribonucleoside-diphosphate reductase subunit beta, with translation MKLIDRVSAINWNRVPDEKDAEVWDRLTGNFWLPEKVPVSNDIPSWNTLTADEKQLTMRVFTGLTLLDTIQGTVGAVSLIPDALTPHEEAVLTNIAFMESVHAKSYSSIFSTLCSTREIDEAFRWSEENRNLQRKAEIVLQYYNGDDPLKRKVASTLLESFLFYSGFYLPMHWSSRAKLTNTADMIRLIIRDEAVHGYYIGYKYQKGLELVSPAEREELKNYTFELLFELYDNEVEYTQDLYDEVGLTEDVKKFLRYNANKALMNLGYEGLFPKDETEVNPAILSALSPNADENHDFFSGSGSSYVIGKAVNTEDADWEF, from the coding sequence ATGAAACTGATCGATCGGGTGTCGGCCATCAACTGGAATCGGGTGCCCGACGAAAAGGATGCCGAGGTCTGGGACCGGCTGACCGGCAACTTCTGGCTGCCGGAAAAGGTCCCGGTCTCCAACGACATCCCCTCGTGGAACACCCTGACCGCTGACGAGAAGCAACTGACCATGCGGGTCTTCACCGGCCTCACCCTGCTGGACACCATTCAGGGTACGGTCGGCGCGGTGAGCCTGATTCCGGACGCACTCACCCCGCACGAGGAGGCAGTGCTCACCAACATCGCCTTCATGGAATCGGTGCACGCCAAGAGCTACAGCTCGATCTTCTCCACGCTGTGCTCAACCCGCGAGATCGACGAGGCGTTCCGCTGGTCGGAGGAGAACCGCAACCTGCAGCGCAAGGCCGAGATCGTGCTGCAGTACTACAACGGCGACGATCCGCTCAAGCGCAAGGTCGCCTCCACGTTGCTGGAGAGCTTCCTGTTCTACTCGGGCTTCTACCTGCCGATGCACTGGTCGTCGCGGGCCAAGCTCACCAACACCGCCGACATGATCCGGCTGATCATCCGAGACGAAGCGGTCCATGGTTATTACATCGGCTACAAGTACCAGAAGGGCCTGGAGCTGGTCTCTCCAGCCGAGCGCGAAGAGCTGAAGAACTACACCTTCGAGCTGCTGTTCGAGCTCTACGACAACGAGGTCGAATACACCCAGGACCTCTACGACGAGGTGGGCCTCACCGAGGACGTCAAGAAGTTCCTGCGCTACAACGCCAACAAGGCGTTGATGAACCTCGGCTACGAGGGCCTGTTCCCGAAGGACGAAACCGAGGTGAACCCGGCCATCCTCTCGGCGCTGTCCCCCAACGCCGACGAGAACCACGATTTCTTCTCCGGCTCGGGCTCGAGCTACGTGATCGGCAAGGCCGTCAACACCGAAGACGCGGACTGGGAGTTCTGA